Part of the Nicotiana sylvestris chromosome 2, ASM39365v2, whole genome shotgun sequence genome, gacattcttaagacagctttcaagacccgatatggtcattatgagtttcttgtgatgtcttttaggccgaccaatgccccaacaatgttaatgcatttgatgaacaatgtgtttcagccttatcttgactcatttgttattgtattcattgatgatatcctggaaTACTCTCATTGCCAAAAGGAGCATGCCCAACATTTGTGGATTCTGTTGCAgtagttgagggaggagaagctttatgctaagctctctaagtgtgagttttggcttagttcagtggtgttcttgggacacgtggtgtccaatgagggtattcaggtggatccgaaaaagatagatgcggtctagagttggcccagaccgtcctcagccatagagattcgtagctttcttggtttggtgggttattaccgctGGTTCGTTCAGGGTTTCTCATTTATTGCATCACCCttggccaaattgacccaaaagagtgctcctttcaggtggtcggatgagtataaggcgagctttcagaagctcaagactgccttgaccacagtcccagtgttagttctgccatcagctttcgGTTCATATTaaatatattgtgatgcttcttggATTGGTATCGGgtgtgttttgatgtaggagggtagagtgattgcttatgtttCGCGTCAGTTGAGGCCCtataagaagaactaccatgttcatgattcagagttggctgtcattgttcacgcattaaaTATTTGGAAgtattatctctatggtgtgtcttgttaggtgtttattgatcatcatagcctccgaCACTTTTTCAAATAgaaggacctcaatttgaggcagcggaggtggttgaagctgctaaaggactatgatattactattttgtaccattcgggaaagaccaatatggtggccgatgccttgagtagaaaggcagtgactatgggtagtcttgcattcctTCCTGTTGGTGAGATAccccttgtagttgatgttcaggccttagccaatcggtttgtgagattggatattttggagcccagtcgggtcctagcttgtgtggtttcttggtcttccttgtttgatgcATCAGAGAGAGTCAAtataatgatcctcatttgtttgtACTCAAGGACAGGGGTCAGCACAGTGATGTcatagatgtgactattggtgataatgaggtattgaggatgcagggcctgatatgtgtgcccaatgtagatgggcttcgggagttgattctagaggaggcccacagctcgcggtattccataatccattcgggtgccgcgaagatgtaccaggatttaagacaacactattggtggaggaggataaagaaagacatagttgggtttgtagctcggtgtctcaactatcagcaggtaaaatatgagcattagaggtcgggtggcttgcttcagcagatagagattccagagtggaagtgggagtggatcaccatggatttcgtattttggctcccacgaactttgaggaagttcgatgctatttaaatgatcgtggatcggctaaccaagtccacgcacttcatgcTGTTGAgaactacctattcttcagagtgattggctgagatttacatcagggagattgttcgccttcatggggtgccagtttctatcattttagaCAGAGGCTCACAGTTTACATCGCAGCTCTGGAGGGACGtgtagtgagagttgggcactcaggttgagttgagcacaacatttcaccctcagatggacggacagtccaaacgcactattcagatattggaggacatgctacgcgcttgtgtcattgattttgggggttcacgGGACCAGTTTCTGCcactcgcggagtttgcttacagcaacaattatcagtcgagtattcagatggctctgtatgaggctttatatatgacgcggtgtagatctccagtgagttggtttgagccgggagagactAGGCTTTtaggcacagacttagttcaggatgcatTGGATAAGGTGAAATTAATTAAGGAGCGGCTTTGCACgacgcagtcaagacaaaagagttatggtGATAGAAAGgtctgtgatgtgtcttacatggttggagagaaggttttgctgaaggtttcacccatgaagggtgttatgatatttgggaagaaggacaagttgagccctcggtttaTTGGGCCGTTTAAGGTGCTTTGGAGGACTGGGAAGGTGGCCtgtgagcttgctttgccacctagcttgtcaggtgtgcatccagtatttcacatttctatgctccagaagtatatcagcgatccgtctcatgtcttggattttagcatggttcagctagatggtgatttgacttatgatgtggagccaatggctattttggagcgacaGGTCTGAAAGTTGAGATctaaggatataacttcagtaaaagtgcagtggagagatcagcccatagaggaggctacttgggagactgagcgggagatgcggagcatatatccatacctatttgagacttcaagtatgtttctagccccgttcgaggatgaatgtttgtttaagagggggaggatataacCACCCAGCCAGTTGTTTCAAGAGTTATAGGCTTATAGCCCCGTTCCCCAATTTACTGCTTCTTTTGTGTCCTTTAGCTGTATTTTGACTTACCGGGTTAGTCGGTTCGGGTCCAGagtggttttggagtgaattgagacacttagtctcttatgagaaggtttaagttggaagagttgattggatgttgacttatgtgtaaatgaccttgaatttgaattttgatggttctgttagcttggTTAGgcaattttggacttagaagcgcatccggaatgtgatttggaggtctgtagcaaaattaggcttgaattagcgaaagttggaattttggtgattttggtcagcagtgaaaattttgatatcggggtcagattagatttctagaagttggagtaggtctgtggtatcatttttgacttgtgtgcaaaatttgaggtcattcagacgtggtttagcgggtttcggcatcggttgtagaattcagaagtttagaagttcttaggcttgaatccaagtaTAAATTggcgttttgatgttgttttagtgattcaaaggctcaactaagttcgtatgatgttatagaacgtgttggtatgtttggttgaggtcccaagggcctcgggttgatttcgggtggttaacggaacaAGATTTAAGTTTGAAGGGTTGCTGAAGTGGTCTGGTTTTGGTGTTTTCGCCCCCGCGGTGGGGAGCCTGAAAGTGCAGACCACAGAAGCGAAGAGGTGCTCGAAGGTGCGGGCAAGAATGGTTTGGTCTGGAAGCGCAGATGCGAGGGTCGGTGCGCATCTACGTAAGCGCAGATGCGGAAAAGGCGAAGGAGGCAGGATCACAGAAGCGGGCGGGGTCCGCAGGTAGGCACCCGCAAGTGCATATGatcaaccgcagatgcggaatctaAGAACATAAGTGGGTTCCGCACCTGTGATggattttccgcaggtgcggcgtcGCAGAAGCGACATTTGGACCGCAGGCGCGGTATcactgggcagaatgtataaataGAGGACTTCGTGATTTTTCCTCATTTCCACAATTTTCAACTCGTACTTTGGATCTTTTGAGGTGATTTTTGAAGGGGATTCAAGGATTTTCACTGAGGTAAGTCCCTTGAGTCTAGTACCCTTAGCTATGGTGTTTTCCTGTTGATTTCTCATCTAATTAGTGGGATTATGAAGTGAAAATTGGGGGTTAGAGCTTGGGATTTTAGAGAGTATAATTTGGGGATTTTAGGGGCCTAATGATGtctaattttgataaatttggtatggttagactcgtgagtgaatgggcttttgggttttgtaacttttgttggatttcgagacatgggcccgagggctGGGTTTCAGCCGATTTCGGATTTTAGCTATGAATTTGGTGTTTTTattgtggaattgattcctttagcctatattgatcgtattgtattgcttgtggctagattcgggtcgttcgaaggccgagtcgagaggcaagggcattgcggagtaggatttttgctcggttgaggtaagtaactctttCAAACTTGcttttgagggttcgaaaccccgaaccaCATGTTGTGGTTGGTATTGAaatgacgcacatgccaagtgacgggcatgCGGGTGTGGGCCGTGAGAATCGTGacctggttcattccatggcaccgtttaatgacttttcttgttgatatccgtgtttccattatgtgataaagtaattgagctgtaaagcatgctagatatcatattagggcttcacgccgatactgttgggacccttagtggtcgtttcttgctgtcatttcactgatttcactgttattttgtactcagtcatattcatacatttcatatcatatctcgaTCTTAGTTGTTATTATTGGCATAGCATATCATTGTTTTCAAGCTAGTTTCTATGatattgtgagcccgtgggtgagactagagagtgatgactgagtgagaccgagagcctgattatgagtgattgttataggatcgggctgcacaccgcagcagaTATATTGATTATGATAATGCTTGGGCCGTAGGaccccctccgaagtctgcacacccccagtgggcgcggatgatattattgagggatgaatTTCCCTGGACATagatttgtccgaagtattgatatCTAGAGATGGATTTCTCCGCAGGGTTGGATTACCTTTTTTCCTCGGTACCGGGTGACTTATAGTTAGTGATGAGTATGTTCCGTGATGGATTTCCCTGAGCTGGATGGCCATATacggtaccgagtggttgagtatttatatatatacctggagatggatttctcctcagGCTTGAATTGTCCTTTTTCCTCGATACTAAGTGACTCTCAGTCAGTATTATATATGTTCCGAGATGGATTTCCTTGGGTTGAATGGCCATAttcagtaccgagtggttgagcacttgagaatGGGAGTACATTGTGCATTTCACACAGTCGGTGCATTGTCATATAGATGCAGTTGAGTTATATATCTTAAACTGTTCAGATCTGTATTTACCTCATTACTTTGAGTTGTCTATTTAGctaaaagcatgcctacgtttctgtaCATTATTTCTATTATATCTgttgaggttgagttcgtcactacctttcagttcaTAGTTTGGACtcattacttactgagttggtgtactcacgttacctcctgcaccttgtgtacagatccaggcaCTTTTGGTCCCAGTGGTAGTCGTTGATCGAGGCTTCATGCTTTAGGAGACTATCGAGGTATCTGTACGACGTTCACAGGCCTTGGCTCTCTATCTCTAGATGTATTTCAGTTTGTTTCCTTAAACATTGTAATAAACTATGTTCTCCTTTAgacgctcatgcactcagtgacaccctggtttgggcTGGATTGTATCTTATCCTGGAATTTCTTACGTTTCAAATAGTTTCTTTACATATTAAAAGCTTCCGTtaatgttttcaaacttatttTTGTTGTGTTggttgttgagttgaggctggcctagttccactataggtgccatcacgacgggtcagattttgggtcgtgacactaagtAACCTAAACCGGTCAAATATTACGTATAATCTGTGCACCCACtcatcaccttgcgtacacggatTTCACTTAGCACAGTGGAATcaaacaataccaatcctaaggggtagttcccccacacgaagttgggcaagacacttacctcaattaaGCCAATTCAATACTCGAAAATAGCTTTTCCCTTATAATCCACCTCcaaacggctcaaatctaaccaaaatcgactaAATAACATTAAACAAGCTAGGGAATTCAATTGCAATAGATAAAGTTAAGATTATTACACTTTTCCCAAAAATTTAACAAAGTCAACCCGGGGCTCGTCCGATCAAAACCCGGGTCCAATGGTAGATTCCGtctacccataaccccacgagttcatatatgtgatttAGTCCAAATagactctcaaaactcaatttctatttttcaaaaagttgataaaatttcataaatttctactttgattcacatgattttgatgttaaaatcttATCTAAGTTGATGGAATataattagaaatagattagGATCACTTACCTAAGGTTTATAGGTGAAAATCCCCTCCCCAAATCACCTTCTATCaagtctagggttcaaaaatgAGAGAATGAACTCAAAATCCCGTATCCTAACTATTAGATTAGTGCACATGTTGCAGTTGTGACATGGGTTCGCAATTTCGAACCCTCACAATTATGAACAAAGCCTTGCAATTGCGGCACTGAAGGCTTGAGGGACTCAATTGTACTCATGCTATATTTCTGCACCTTGTGTAGATTTTAGAGTTAAACTGTTGCGATGTTGGAGAGTGAGCATTGAAGACATCAACGTTGCAGTTATTGGCTACCATTTTGTACATGGTAGTTTAGAACTTGTACTTCTATTTATGTATATTCAAATggataatatattttctttataGCAACATCGTAtaaatattttttagtttttgatgGCTTGTGGCATCAGTTCTTGGAGTAATTTATATTAAATTTTGCGTTcttattttattaaatatttaatgAACTTCAATCCGATTGCCTTTTATGTTGGTTGGTTCgcctagcgggttgagttagaTGTTATCACAATTTGATAGAATTTAGGCCGTGACAGAAGTATACTGACAACTGCAGTAGCAGTCAAACTGAGAATTTTATGCTTGAAAGGAAGTGTGCAAGTGGTCAATGCATCACTAGCCTAATCATTATTTAAGATAAATTCATTTGTAATATATTTAAATATAATAtctaattatttcttttaaaatttacATTAATtactttttaaataaaaataaaggtACATAATCAGATACATATATAAACTTACTTTTCTATGATTCAATTCTTACTTATCTAGATTACAAAAATAAGATACCACAAAATATGTATCCAAATTTCCTTCTAACAAAAAATATGTATCCAAATTCAAACATTTCACTCTTAGGGTGTGTtacgaaagaaaatatttttcatcaaAAATGTTTTCCATGACAATGTTTTCCTGAAAAATGAGTAGCtttatcatttatttttccttgtttggttggtgagtgaattttttttccgaaaaatattttctagtgtttggttagagagtataaaataattttaggaaaataaattttttgtGCTACTCTCCCCAATCCACCTTCCCCAAAATCTTCATGTTTCCTGTACTCCTTCCTTCCCCCTCTCCGACTCTATTTTCTTCGAGAATTTAAtcatttttttcttcaaaattcacACAAACCCAAAGGAACTAATGTGCTACTTTACTTATTTACACAATTTTAACGTTGAAATTTGAGCTcgataactaaaaaaaaaatactttattctgttgaaaaagaaaacatcatttctacaacatgaaaagaaattactcattttgttaaataaaagaaaatactttttcttctTCATGAAAAAATACTctatttgttgaaatgaaagaaaatactttctaTATCATGAAAGGAAAGTACTCGTTTTATCAAcgtgaaagaaaatactttttctacatcattaAAAGATATACACATttttttgaaattaaaaaaagtactctagttacaacatgaaaagaaagtacttttaAAAGTAATTCTATTTAGGGTGGGGGTAGGGGTGGGTTGGTGGGGTTGGTAGGGATGGGGAATAAGTGGAGTAGgtttacaacttgtttggatggttgtaaCCTATTGTATCGTATCacattgttactttaaatacgatgtttgttttggttgttacttaaattttattgtatcatatCGTTAAATCCATTGTAACATAACGATGAAATGTGTTACTTTAtttaacgaccgatttggtgtggttgcGTCATTATCTAGTATTTTTCTCTCATCTCATCCTTCactattattaaattaattttattttattatttacccTACATTTTTATATAATAAGTTTACCCCGtattataatttttctttataatattgcaaatttattcttcatattgctggtgCATAATATCATGAAACAACGACAAACGATACAATCAATCTAAACATTGTATTCGTCAAACGATACACTACAAGACAagacaatacaatacaatacaatacaatacattatgTAATGatgtgtaacaaccatccaaacaagctgttaagttttgaaaaaatattttcctttttttgattagggaaaatatttttctccaattgaaaaaaataagttaatgagaaaaatattttccaaaatacttaaaccaactaaacattacaaaatcaaaaaagaaaaacaaaaagaaacgaaaaaaaaaattatgcttTTCTCTAACATTATTTTATCCGTTCCAAACAACCATGTACTAGGGTTTAAGCTTCAACGTCGATTTTTAGTTTCCTAAAACCCTTGTGAAGTTGGGTCCGGCAAAATCATGGCTGCTGTGGAGATAGACCTGGGGAAGCTTCCATTTGACATTGATTTTCATCCATCGGATCACCTCGTTGCTGCTGGTCTCATCTCCGGTGACCTCCTCTTGTATGTTCACGTCACTAACTCTCTGCTCTAAAACCCAACAAGTTTGTAATTGAGTTTTAGTTGATTAAATTAATTGGTTTTGGGTTGCGCCAAACAATGAATGTTTACTGAAATTTATCTGTCTCCTGCAGGTATCGTTACATTGCTGATTCTCCAGCCCAAAAGTATTTATAAAAgtccccctttttttttctcttcttatcTTCTTTCAGTTCATTGTTGGATGGTTTTGGTTAATGGTTTATTCTGAATTGtgcaaatgtttttttttttggtttgttcAATAATAGGTTGTTAGAAGTTAAAGCTCATAGTGAATCATGTAGAGCTGTTCGGTTTATCAACGAGGGCCGTGGTAATTTATTTATACATACCCTGCTGGTCCTTTTTTAGTTTGTAATTCGAATATGTGTTCTTTTTCTTGTTGGTTAAAGTATTTACTCGCCGATGACTCAGAGGTGGATCCAGGATTTGAACATTATGAGTTCTGGATTGTCTCATAACTGGATTTTAGGACAGTGACTTCAAGTGCTTTTAATTTATCTTATGAATTTAATTTATCATACATATTTAGTGGATTTCTTAGCACATATTCAGGGTTTGAGCTAAAGCTACTAGGCTCTCCTGAACCCATATCTCAAAGCCTAAACTCGCCCTGCAACAACTTGTGCAAATTGACACCCTTTATCAGTTGGACAACCAACACTAAAATGAAGTAGGAACTCTCATTTTCCAGCACCTGTACTTTGACTTTTGTAAACAGAGAACCAAGGTATTCAATTTTgggttttttttgggggggggggggtgtgacTTGGGCCAGATTTTTATTTGGTTCTATTACTTCGATTACTTTCTTGTTCCGTTTGCTTCAATGTAGTGGTTACTGCTAATTTGATTGTTTCTGCTTAAACCGAATACGGGTACAGCAATTGTGACAGGATCTCCGGATTTTTCTATTCTTGCAACGGATGTTGAGACCGGTACCGAAATTGTTCGCCTGGAGAATTCCCATGAGTGAGTTCTATAACTTAAGTATTAGTGATGACATGTAATTGCGAGTTGGacatttattaaatatattgctCTTTAGACGTTCTCATAGAAAGGTCACTTTTGGATTCAGGGCTGCTGTTAATCGAATAGTTAATTTGACGGAGTCTACTATTGCTTCTGGAGACGATGAAGGATGCGTTAAGGTGAAATCAGTGTATTCAATTTTTTTCCCTAACCGAAGAAGGCTAAGTTAattgaggattctaaaaatataaatgctTTTTGGTTGTCTCTTCAAATTGGGAATTTTGAAGTTATTAGTAAAATAGTCAGCATTCTGTCATTCACTATTTAACTTGACTAATAAcaggaacaacaacaataactgcGCCTtagtcccaaacaagttgggtTCGGCTATATGAATACTCGGACTATGTTATTCCATTTAAACTCATCTCATGTCAATATTATGCTAATACAAATAGAATCTCTTGACCAAGTGTAGCATCAAACCATACCGTACTTGTTAAGTTGTTTGCTTATCACACAATTTTAGATTGCTTGATTTACTATCGATATAAAGTAGCAATGGCTTCAAGGTGCAGACAAACTGGTCTGTTCACCACTGTTACTCTGAGTTGTGCTGTCAGCAACCTTGCGAACCTGGTGCATGGAATCATAAACTTTCTCTCTTTGAAAAGGaattttgaataacaaaacattcAAGTGTTCAAGCATCGATACCTTATTTTCTCAATACAGTGCATGTGTAAATACTGCTCCTTCACATTCCTTATTAAAAAATTTGGCTCCTTCATGTTCATGATCACTGTTTCGCTCTTactttttttattcttctttaaTTCTGTGGCTGAGATATAAAGACAAATAAAAGAACAGATGTATGCCATAATGCTACTTATATTACAATTCAGAGCTTCATTGGTCTTTCTGAATGCCCTATCAAGATTGCAGTCAATAGTCCACATGCATAAATATTTGGCTTTAGCGGACTTGGGACTAACAGAAACTTGAATTATTAATCTATCTTGCAGGTATGGGATACCAGACAACGCATCTGCTGCAATTCTTTTAATGCACAGGAAGAATACATTTCAGACATTACTTTTGCAGCCGATCCCATGAAACTATTGGCAACAAGGTAATTAGTTCTCTCTCTCAAAAGCATGCATGCGCTCAGTGGTTGTAAACTGTAACTATTTTAGAGAGATCTTTAATTAAGTGAGGATGAGGCACTCAAAGCTTTCAGCCCCCCCCACCACCAAAAAAACAaaccacacacacacaaaaaaaaaaatcctgtttGACTTATCATCCTTACTAGGAGATGGCTAGATATGACTCTTTTGCTGGTTTTACCTTTGAATTTGAGTAGCTAGCATTTGTTGTATTTGTCATGTTTGTAATTAGTGGTAAGTAATACACTGGTACTAGATCTAACTCTTTACGTGCGAGGAGTAATGAGGATTTGCAAATCTTCTTTTGGTTCAGAAGATACCACGGAATTGACATTTTCTAAGGCGATGAAAAGGAAAGGCAGGATCCTTGCTGTTCTTTTGTTAAGTCTATTTTTGTGTACATTGATCTAATTTGCAGGCAGTTTTTTAGGATGGTTTTTGTTGCTCTGTCATCCTGGACATCTTTTTTACTACGTTTTTCTCAAAAGGTGAAAGGGGTTCGTGCCGTACTGTTCACTTGATGCAGTCATAATTTATTAAGATTTATTTGAATTGGTTACTCCTGGTTTATGTACAATGCCAGAATTAGAGTTCAAGTGCTCCATTATTTCTTTTCCCAGTGTTCTGCTATTTCCTTAACTGTAGGGCTTGTGTTCTAGATATTTTCTTTCAGCAAAATGTTTAACCACCAAAAATGTTAGAATGCCTTTTACGTCAGGAAAATGATTAACTTTCTCTTTATTCTGTTACGGTCGGGCTCATGTGCTGCTAACTTTGGCTCATCTTAAGCAGTTCATTCTCGTGAAGTTTAATTTAAGAAGTTCATTGTAATTATCTGAATTGCAAACTCTTCTCTTCTCTGTAGTGGCGATGGGACACTTATTGTATGCAATTTAAGGAGCAATAAGGTATTGTAATCCTTTTGGTTGCTCTTGAAATAAAAACTATACGTACTGACATTAGTTCTCATCACTTTAAAAATTGATACATATTCCATATCTCAATTTCAGATCCAAACTCGTTCTGAATTTTCTGAAGAAGAGCTGCTTTCGGTGGTGATTATGAAGGTAATAATTATTCTGTATGTAATTTGCCTTACACCTTCTCTTGTTGAGCTTTGAAGACAATGTCTCCATGTCTTTGAATATTGTATTGTACTTGATTATCTGCATCCGATTTGCTAGGGTCAATGTGATTGTAATTCTTTTCCTTTAAATCTCTTTTGGTCAACTTAATTCTTACTGTGTTGCGGTGATACTGTATGGGGACTCTAGAGGGTTTTTCATCTCTATattgtttcttctttagattttctaTTCAATTGTTATCCACAAAATACTGTCTCTAAGCATTCTTCACTCGCTTTTGGCGTATTACATTTATTTTTCCCATTGTTGTCTTCAGAATGGTAGAAAAGTAATTTGTGGTACTCAGTCTGGAACTCTGTTACTCTACTCATGGGGTTTTTTCAAGGATTGCAGGTATTTCTCCTATTTCTATTTCACCTCTTGAACTTCTTGTCAGGAGTTGATTCCAATATATTCCATTTCTTGTGATTTTCAGTGATCGCTTTATCGATCTATCACCGAACTCTATAGATGCATTACTGAAAGTAAGTGTCTACTGTAGTTTTTTTGATTAGGGTATCTACAGTAATTTCTTTTCCCgagaatttaaacttgaacttagcTTTATAATCATACATGGAAAACTCAAAATGTTCTTTTTCCTTCTGGATAAGCTTGATGAAGATAGAGTAATAACTGGGTCAGAGAATGGAATTATCAGGTGAGAAAACTCTCTATGGTGGTACAAGACTTGATTTTATTTGACAAATAAAATTCAAATTTTTCCTTGAGACATTGCTTCTTTTTGGTGTAGTCTGGTTGGCATATTACCAAACAGGATTATTCAGCCAATTGCTGAGCATTCAGAATATCCTGTTGAGCGTCTTGGtatgattttaagttgaaaattTGGAATTTTGTAGTTTATATTTGACACTGAATCTGTATATGTGCCCATGTAATGGAGTGTTTCATTGCCAGCAGCTTTATACTTCTATACTTCACATTTCTATTTGTTGGCTTTGCTTAGATATGCATCCTTCAATAATTTGTACTTATAAATTGTATTGACATTT contains:
- the LOC104247047 gene encoding WD repeat-containing protein 55 encodes the protein MAAVEIDLGKLPFDIDFHPSDHLVAAGLISGDLLLYRYIADSPAQKLLEVKAHSESCRAVRFINEGRAIVTGSPDFSILATDVETGTEIVRLENSHEAAVNRIVNLTESTIASGDDEGCVKVWDTRQRICCNSFNAQEEYISDITFAADPMKLLATSGDGTLIVCNLRSNKIQTRSEFSEEELLSVVIMKNGRKVICGTQSGTLLLYSWGFFKDCSDRFIDLSPNSIDALLKLDEDRVITGSENGIISLVGILPNRIIQPIAEHSEYPVERLAFSHDKKYLGSASHDQLLKLWDLNELLQDSADGEKNDSAAEDSDTDGMDVDDNAPKSSKGSKKKNVNKGKDPVISSDFFSDL